In Drosophila teissieri strain GT53w chromosome 2R, Prin_Dtei_1.1, whole genome shotgun sequence, the following proteins share a genomic window:
- the LOC122614569 gene encoding uncharacterized protein LOC122614569, giving the protein MEDSEAAFKRHDGVGPQVKLAYEEAINKIFADLSCSDLQAWDAIYQEHENSTLDTESIVERTRSLMTKVVLEMNRCFFASNDVPNKLQTLEMLKEHFAAYEGNEWNLYTAAPDELTRPLRMRYLDFSLEFMEQQLASQAKELEIAMAKSTAHRERLQNVHDERLKLSAQMEQQLSQYEKVKPDLIKLDQTMNNF; this is encoded by the exons atGGAGGACTCAGAAGCCGCATTTAAACGACACGATGGTGTTGGACCCCAGGTCAAACTGGCCTACGAGGAAGCCATAAACAAAATCTTCGCCGACTTGAG CTGCTCAGATCTGCAAGCGTGGGATGCCATTTACCAAGAGCACGAAAACTCAACTTTGGATACCGAAAGTATCGTTGAGCGCACTCGCAGCCTTATGACCAAGGTTGTGCTCGAAATGAACCGATGCTTCTTCGCCAGCAACGATGTGCCAAATAAGCTGCAAACCTTGGAAATGCTCAAGGAACATTTTGCTGCCTACGAGGGCAACGAATG GAACTTGTACACTGCGGCCCCCGATGAACTCACTCGTCCGTTGCGCATGCGATATTTGGACTTCAGCCTGGAATTCATGGAGCAGCAACTGGCCTCTCAGGCAAAAGAGCTTGAG ATTGCTATGGCCAAGAGCACTGCCCATCGTGAGCGCCTCCAAAATGTTCATGACGAGCGACTGAAACTGAGTGCCCAAATGGAGCAGCAATTGTCTCAGTACGAGAAAGTTAAACCAGATCTAATTAAACTAGACCAGACAATGAATAATTTTTGA